The Marinoscillum sp. 108 genome contains the following window.
AAAAGAAATAGACCAATTGGATGATGAGCTGATCAAGTTGCTCAACAAGCGGATGGATATCGTGCAGGAGGTGGGCAAACTGAAGCGATCAGATAAGTCTGCCATCTATCGGCCAGAGCGGGAAAAGGCGATTATCGATCGCCTCACGGCCAATAGTCAGGGGATACTGAACAGAGCAGCCATTGAGGCTATCTTCTTCGAGATTTTTGCGGTAAGCAGAAACTACGAACTCCCCGAGCGTATTGCCTATCTGGGTCCGGAGGGAAGCTTCACGCACCAGGCTGCTGAGAGCAGGTATGGCGCCATGAGCGATTACATCCCACTGGATTCCATCACCTCTGTATTTGAGTCTGTAAAAACTTCGCGGGCCAGATTCGGTGTGGTACCAATAGAGAACAATCAGGAAGGTACCGTGCAGGAAACCATCGATCTACTGGCCCAGCATAAGCTGAGCATAGCCGCTGAGATTGTCTTGCCCATTCATTTCGCCTTTGCCTCTAAGGAGGAAAACCTGGAAAACATCAAAACCGTCTATTCGAGAGACATTGCCTTCCGGCAGTGTAAAAACTTCCTGAATGACTACTTTAAACACCCAGTGAAACTGGTGCCTGTAAGCTCTACCAGCCGAGCCTGTCAGATTGCAGGGGAGGAAGATGGAGCAGCGGCTATCTGTGCGCCTATCGCTGCCAGACAGTATACCTTACCTATCCTTTATAGCAATATTCAGGACTCGGCAGATAACCAGACCCGGTTTTTGATTATTAGTCAGAATTTCGTCAACCAGGTAAGTGGGCAGGATAAAACCTCGGTGATTGCTAACCTGCCTGATGAGCCCGGATCTTTGGTGAGGTTCTTACAGAATTTCCAGAATGCTGGAATCAACCTTTGTAAAGTAGAAAGCCGGCCTGCTAAAGAAGGTACTACCTTCAAGTATGTATTTTTTGTGGAGTTCGAAGGACACTTTAATGAACCAAAGGTTCAGAATACCATTCAACCCTACAAAAACAACATCACGTGGCTGGGGAGCTATGTGCAGCTGTGCTAGAGAAGGTTAGTTAGCGATTTTGAACAGTATGAATAGCTGGGTGTACTGATTGAACAGATTCTTTCGATCGATGATGGCATCTTGATTCGAGATTTGCGAAAGTGCAGTATTGTACCGAATCCCTAAATCCATAAAATAAGAAACGGACAGACTGGCTCCTATTGCGGCCGATACTTCCCACCGTTTATCATAGGTGGAGATGATGTTTTGACGGGTCGAGTCATTGGCGAGGTTTTTAGCACTTAGAAGCCTGGCAATTTCTACTCCCAGACTCAGTTTTAGTCTTTTTACAGGATATACATCCAGCAGCACTGGCATATTCAGGTAATGAAACTTATAATCGAGTGTGTCATGATCTATTTGGGTACCCTTGAGGATATAACCTGGCTCCAAGGAAAACCCAATGGGCAGGGATCGCATTTGAGTAGAAAGGACAAACGCGCTACTAAAAGTGTTTCTAGGGCTCAGGCTCACATTTCCGGAGTTTTCACCTTTCAAAGCGGTCTTGTTATACCCTACTTTCCACCCAAAGTAGGATTCCTGGGCGAGCATATGGAATGATAAGAGCAGGACGAAAATAAAACCGACAAGTCTGGAGCGCATATGCAGCGGATTGAAGTAAATGAATCAAAATTATTTATCGCTGGTGAAGATAAAAATATTTCCTTTGTGTGAATAACACCAAAACCTTTGGCCAAATCTAAAACTACATTTTATTGTCAGAACTGCGGAGCCAACTCCGCCAAATGGGTGGGCAAATGCCCTGCCTGCGGGGAGTGGAATACCTATGTAGAGGAGATTGTGACCAAAGGGAGCTCCACCGAAAAGGAGGTGTGGGAAGATGCCAGTGCCCCTCGCAATCAGCCGCGCAAGATTCAGGATGTCGTCTACGACGAGCATCAGCGCATAAAGACCCCTACCGGAGAGCTAAACCGGACGCTGGGTGGTGGCATTGTTCCCGGATCGCTGGTATTGATTGGGGGAGAGCCCGGAATCGGCAAGTCTACCCTGTTGCTCCAGATGGCCATCAGGATGAAAACCACCAAGGTACTCTATGCCTCAGGGGAGGAAAGTCTGGATCAGATCAGAATGCGGGCGGAGCGCATTGGTATCCAGGCCGAAAACTGTTTTCTTTTGGCCGAGACATCTCTGGCCAATATTTTGAACCATGCTGCGCAGCTCAAGCCGGAGATTCTGATCATCGACTCTATCCAGACCTTGCATACGGAAACAATCGAAGCCTCGGTAGGCTCTATCTCACAGGTGCGGGAGTGTGCAGGTAAATTGATGAAATACGCCAAACAGACCAATGTCCCTGTTTTTCTGATTGGACATGTGAATAAAGACGGAGCGATTGCCGGCCCAAAGGTGCTGGAGCATATGGTGGATACGGTCCTGCAGTTCGAGGGAGACAGGCATCTTTCATACCGGATTTTGCGCACTTCCAAAAACCGCTTCGGTTCTACTTCCGAGATTGGCATTTATGAAATGCGGGAGACGGGCCTCCGTGAAGTGACCAACCCGTCTGAGGTATTGATTTCACCAAGAGACGGCTTTTTGAGTGGGGTAGGCATAGGCGCTACTCTGGAGGGAAACAGACCCTTGTTGATAGAGGTGCAGGCATTGGTGAGCCCGGCGACCTACGGTACACCGCAGCGGAGCACTACCGGCTTTGACGGAAAAAGGCTGAATATGCTGCTGGCTGTTTTGGAAAAAAGACTTGGAATCAGACTCAGCGCACAGGACATCTTTCTCAACCTGGCCGGAGGAATCAAAGTGAACGACCCGGCACTGGATTTGACCATTTGTGCGGCAGTATTTTCTTCATTTGATGACATTGCCATTCCCAGCTCTATCTGTTTTGCAGCGGAAGTGGGTCTCGGAGGAGAGATT
Protein-coding sequences here:
- the pheA gene encoding prephenate dehydratase → MLEEFRKEIDQLDDELIKLLNKRMDIVQEVGKLKRSDKSAIYRPEREKAIIDRLTANSQGILNRAAIEAIFFEIFAVSRNYELPERIAYLGPEGSFTHQAAESRYGAMSDYIPLDSITSVFESVKTSRARFGVVPIENNQEGTVQETIDLLAQHKLSIAAEIVLPIHFAFASKEENLENIKTVYSRDIAFRQCKNFLNDYFKHPVKLVPVSSTSRACQIAGEEDGAAAICAPIAARQYTLPILYSNIQDSADNQTRFLIISQNFVNQVSGQDKTSVIANLPDEPGSLVRFLQNFQNAGINLCKVESRPAKEGTTFKYVFFVEFEGHFNEPKVQNTIQPYKNNITWLGSYVQLC
- a CDS encoding porin family protein, with amino-acid sequence MRSRLVGFIFVLLLSFHMLAQESYFGWKVGYNKTALKGENSGNVSLSPRNTFSSAFVLSTQMRSLPIGFSLEPGYILKGTQIDHDTLDYKFHYLNMPVLLDVYPVKRLKLSLGVEIARLLSAKNLANDSTRQNIISTYDKRWEVSAAIGASLSVSYFMDLGIRYNTALSQISNQDAIIDRKNLFNQYTQLFILFKIAN
- the radA gene encoding DNA repair protein RadA, whose product is MAKSKTTFYCQNCGANSAKWVGKCPACGEWNTYVEEIVTKGSSTEKEVWEDASAPRNQPRKIQDVVYDEHQRIKTPTGELNRTLGGGIVPGSLVLIGGEPGIGKSTLLLQMAIRMKTTKVLYASGEESLDQIRMRAERIGIQAENCFLLAETSLANILNHAAQLKPEILIIDSIQTLHTETIEASVGSISQVRECAGKLMKYAKQTNVPVFLIGHVNKDGAIAGPKVLEHMVDTVLQFEGDRHLSYRILRTSKNRFGSTSEIGIYEMRETGLREVTNPSEVLISPRDGFLSGVGIGATLEGNRPLLIEVQALVSPATYGTPQRSTTGFDGKRLNMLLAVLEKRLGIRLSAQDIFLNLAGGIKVNDPALDLTICAAVFSSFDDIAIPSSICFAAEVGLGGEIRAVNRIESRITEAAKLGFKQIYLSKYNVKGIDTSKFDIEVKAFTRLSEAFEVLFAR